From a region of the Sander lucioperca isolate FBNREF2018 chromosome 8, SLUC_FBN_1.2, whole genome shotgun sequence genome:
- the fli1 gene encoding Friend leukemia integration 1 transcription factor isoform X6 — protein MDGTIKEALSVVSEDQSLFEPPYAAAAPLPKTDMTASGTQDYGQTHKINPLPPQQEWINQPVRVNVKREYEHMNGSRESPVDCSVGKCNKLVGGNDASQMNYGNYMDEKNAPPPNMTTNERRVIVPADPSLWSQDHVRQWLEWAIKEYGLLEIDTAMFQNTDGKDLCKMGKDDFLRLTTMYNAEVLLSHLNYLRESSSSLSYNTPSHTDPSPRLAAKEDPSYDAVRRTGWSNNMHSGKGSPVVTQNVTKSTEQPRPQPDPYQILGPTSSRLANPGSGQIQLWQFLLELLSDSANAGCITWEGTNGEFKMTDPDEVARRWGERKSKPNMNYDKLSRALRYYYDKNIMTKVHGKRYAYKFDFHGIAQALQPHPTESSMYKYPSDLAYVPSYHAHQQKVNFVSPHPPSMPVTSSNFFGPTAPYWSSPTGGIYPNPNVPRHPNTHVPSHLGSYY, from the exons GAGGCGCTATCAGTGGTGAGTGAAGACCAGTCCCTATTTGAGCCTCCGTACGCTGCTGCTGCCCCTCTCCCGAAGACAGACATGACTGCATCTGGCACACAGGACTACGGCCAGACCCACAAAATCAACCCCTTACCCCCACAGCAGGAGTGGATCAACCAGCCAGTGCGGGTCAACGTCAAGAGAGAATATGAGCACATGAATGGATCCAG GGAGTCTCCAGTGGACTGCAGTGTGGGTAAATGCAATAAGCTTGTGGGGGGTAACGATGCATCTCAGATGAACTATGGAAACTACATGGATGAGAAGAATGCCCCTCCCCCCAACATGACAACCAATGAGCGGAGAGTCATTGTACCTGCAG ACCCCTCATTGTGGTCTCAGGACCATGTGCGCCAGTGGCTGGAGTGGGCCATCAAGGAGTACGGCCTTTTAGAGATCGACACAGCCATGTTTCAGAACACAGACGGCAAAGACCTCTGTAAGATGGGCAAGGATGACTTTCTCCGGCTCACCACCATGTACAACGCCGAAGTGCTTCTCTCTCATCTCAATTACCTCAGGGAAA GTAGCTCATCATTATCCTACAATACACCATCTCACACAGACCCATCCCCACGTCTGGCTGCCAAAGAGG ACCCTTCATATGATGCTGTAAGGCGGACAGGATGGTCAAACAACATGCATAGTGGCAAAG gttCACCGGTGGTTACACAGAATGTAACCAAGTCCACTGAGCAGCCCAGACCTCAGCCAG ATCCTTACCAGATTCTGGGTCCCACCAGTAGTCGCCTAGCCAATCCAG GTTCAGGCCAGATCCAACTGTGGCAGTTCCTCCTGGAGCTCCTGTCTGACAGCGCCAACGCTGGCTGCATCACCTGGGAGGGCACCAACGGGGAGTTTAAGATGACGGACCCGGACGAGGTGGCACGGCGCTGGGGTGAGCGCAAGAGCAAGCCCAACATGAACTACGACAAGCTGAGCCGTGCACTGCGCTACTACTATGACAAAAATATCATGACCAAGGTGCACGGCAAGCGCTACGCCTACAAGTTCGACTTCCATGGCATCGCTCAGGCGCTGCAGCCGCACCCCACTGAGTCCTCCATGTATAAGTACCCCTCGGACCTAGCGTATGTGCCTTCCTACCATGCCCACCAGCAGAAGGTCAACTTTGTATCCCCACACCCTCCATCCATGCCCGTCACCTCCTCCAATTTCTTTGGACCCACCGCTCCGTACTGGAGCTCGCCCACCGGAGGCATCTACCCCAACCCAAATGTTCCCCGTCACCCTAACACCCATGTGCCATCCCACCTGGGTAGTTACTATTAA
- the fli1 gene encoding Friend leukemia integration 1 transcription factor isoform X8: MTASGTQDYGQTHKINPLPPQQEWINQPVRVNVKREYEHMNGSRESPVDCSVGKCNKLVGGNDASQMNYGNYMDEKNAPPPNMTTNERRVIVPADPSLWSQDHVRQWLEWAIKEYGLLEIDTAMFQNTDGKDLCKMGKDDFLRLTTMYNAEVLLSHLNYLRESSSSLSYNTPSHTDPSPRLAAKEDPSYDAVRRTGWSNNMHSGKGSPVVTQNVTKSTEQPRPQPDPYQILGPTSSRLANPGSGQIQLWQFLLELLSDSANAGCITWEGTNGEFKMTDPDEVARRWGERKSKPNMNYDKLSRALRYYYDKNIMTKVHGKRYAYKFDFHGIAQALQPHPTESSMYKYPSDLAYVPSYHAHQQKVNFVSPHPPSMPVTSSNFFGPTAPYWSSPTGGIYPNPNVPRHPNTHVPSHLGSYY, translated from the exons ATGACTGCATCTGGCACACAGGACTACGGCCAGACCCACAAAATCAACCCCTTACCCCCACAGCAGGAGTGGATCAACCAGCCAGTGCGGGTCAACGTCAAGAGAGAATATGAGCACATGAATGGATCCAG GGAGTCTCCAGTGGACTGCAGTGTGGGTAAATGCAATAAGCTTGTGGGGGGTAACGATGCATCTCAGATGAACTATGGAAACTACATGGATGAGAAGAATGCCCCTCCCCCCAACATGACAACCAATGAGCGGAGAGTCATTGTACCTGCAG ACCCCTCATTGTGGTCTCAGGACCATGTGCGCCAGTGGCTGGAGTGGGCCATCAAGGAGTACGGCCTTTTAGAGATCGACACAGCCATGTTTCAGAACACAGACGGCAAAGACCTCTGTAAGATGGGCAAGGATGACTTTCTCCGGCTCACCACCATGTACAACGCCGAAGTGCTTCTCTCTCATCTCAATTACCTCAGGGAAA GTAGCTCATCATTATCCTACAATACACCATCTCACACAGACCCATCCCCACGTCTGGCTGCCAAAGAGG ACCCTTCATATGATGCTGTAAGGCGGACAGGATGGTCAAACAACATGCATAGTGGCAAAG gttCACCGGTGGTTACACAGAATGTAACCAAGTCCACTGAGCAGCCCAGACCTCAGCCAG ATCCTTACCAGATTCTGGGTCCCACCAGTAGTCGCCTAGCCAATCCAG GTTCAGGCCAGATCCAACTGTGGCAGTTCCTCCTGGAGCTCCTGTCTGACAGCGCCAACGCTGGCTGCATCACCTGGGAGGGCACCAACGGGGAGTTTAAGATGACGGACCCGGACGAGGTGGCACGGCGCTGGGGTGAGCGCAAGAGCAAGCCCAACATGAACTACGACAAGCTGAGCCGTGCACTGCGCTACTACTATGACAAAAATATCATGACCAAGGTGCACGGCAAGCGCTACGCCTACAAGTTCGACTTCCATGGCATCGCTCAGGCGCTGCAGCCGCACCCCACTGAGTCCTCCATGTATAAGTACCCCTCGGACCTAGCGTATGTGCCTTCCTACCATGCCCACCAGCAGAAGGTCAACTTTGTATCCCCACACCCTCCATCCATGCCCGTCACCTCCTCCAATTTCTTTGGACCCACCGCTCCGTACTGGAGCTCGCCCACCGGAGGCATCTACCCCAACCCAAATGTTCCCCGTCACCCTAACACCCATGTGCCATCCCACCTGGGTAGTTACTATTAA
- the fli1 gene encoding Friend leukemia integration 1 transcription factor isoform X7 yields the protein MTASGTQDYGQTHKINPLPPQQEWINQPVRVNVKREYEHMNGSSRESPVDCSVGKCNKLVGGNDASQMNYGNYMDEKNAPPPNMTTNERRVIVPADPSLWSQDHVRQWLEWAIKEYGLLEIDTAMFQNTDGKDLCKMGKDDFLRLTTMYNAEVLLSHLNYLRESSSSLSYNTPSHTDPSPRLAAKEDPSYDAVRRTGWSNNMHSGKGSPVVTQNVTKSTEQPRPQPDPYQILGPTSSRLANPGSGQIQLWQFLLELLSDSANAGCITWEGTNGEFKMTDPDEVARRWGERKSKPNMNYDKLSRALRYYYDKNIMTKVHGKRYAYKFDFHGIAQALQPHPTESSMYKYPSDLAYVPSYHAHQQKVNFVSPHPPSMPVTSSNFFGPTAPYWSSPTGGIYPNPNVPRHPNTHVPSHLGSYY from the exons ATGACTGCATCTGGCACACAGGACTACGGCCAGACCCACAAAATCAACCCCTTACCCCCACAGCAGGAGTGGATCAACCAGCCAGTGCGGGTCAACGTCAAGAGAGAATATGAGCACATGAATGGATCCAG cagGGAGTCTCCAGTGGACTGCAGTGTGGGTAAATGCAATAAGCTTGTGGGGGGTAACGATGCATCTCAGATGAACTATGGAAACTACATGGATGAGAAGAATGCCCCTCCCCCCAACATGACAACCAATGAGCGGAGAGTCATTGTACCTGCAG ACCCCTCATTGTGGTCTCAGGACCATGTGCGCCAGTGGCTGGAGTGGGCCATCAAGGAGTACGGCCTTTTAGAGATCGACACAGCCATGTTTCAGAACACAGACGGCAAAGACCTCTGTAAGATGGGCAAGGATGACTTTCTCCGGCTCACCACCATGTACAACGCCGAAGTGCTTCTCTCTCATCTCAATTACCTCAGGGAAA GTAGCTCATCATTATCCTACAATACACCATCTCACACAGACCCATCCCCACGTCTGGCTGCCAAAGAGG ACCCTTCATATGATGCTGTAAGGCGGACAGGATGGTCAAACAACATGCATAGTGGCAAAG gttCACCGGTGGTTACACAGAATGTAACCAAGTCCACTGAGCAGCCCAGACCTCAGCCAG ATCCTTACCAGATTCTGGGTCCCACCAGTAGTCGCCTAGCCAATCCAG GTTCAGGCCAGATCCAACTGTGGCAGTTCCTCCTGGAGCTCCTGTCTGACAGCGCCAACGCTGGCTGCATCACCTGGGAGGGCACCAACGGGGAGTTTAAGATGACGGACCCGGACGAGGTGGCACGGCGCTGGGGTGAGCGCAAGAGCAAGCCCAACATGAACTACGACAAGCTGAGCCGTGCACTGCGCTACTACTATGACAAAAATATCATGACCAAGGTGCACGGCAAGCGCTACGCCTACAAGTTCGACTTCCATGGCATCGCTCAGGCGCTGCAGCCGCACCCCACTGAGTCCTCCATGTATAAGTACCCCTCGGACCTAGCGTATGTGCCTTCCTACCATGCCCACCAGCAGAAGGTCAACTTTGTATCCCCACACCCTCCATCCATGCCCGTCACCTCCTCCAATTTCTTTGGACCCACCGCTCCGTACTGGAGCTCGCCCACCGGAGGCATCTACCCCAACCCAAATGTTCCCCGTCACCCTAACACCCATGTGCCATCCCACCTGGGTAGTTACTATTAA
- the fli1 gene encoding Friend leukemia integration 1 transcription factor isoform X3, whose translation MFQTVPDTSSYVKEALSVVSEDQSLFEPPYAAAAPLPKTDMTASGTQDYGQTHKINPLPPQQEWINQPVRVNVKREYEHMNGSSRESPVDCSVGKCNKLVGGNDASQMNYGNYMDEKNAPPPNMTTNERRVIVPADPSLWSQDHVRQWLEWAIKEYGLLEIDTAMFQNTDGKDLCKMGKDDFLRLTTMYNAEVLLSHLNYLRESSSSLSYNTPSHTDPSPRLAAKEDPSYDAVRRTGWSNNMHSGKGSPVVTQNVTKSTEQPRPQPDPYQILGPTSSRLANPGSGQIQLWQFLLELLSDSANAGCITWEGTNGEFKMTDPDEVARRWGERKSKPNMNYDKLSRALRYYYDKNIMTKVHGKRYAYKFDFHGIAQALQPHPTESSMYKYPSDLAYVPSYHAHQQKVNFVSPHPPSMPVTSSNFFGPTAPYWSSPTGGIYPNPNVPRHPNTHVPSHLGSYY comes from the exons GAGGCGCTATCAGTGGTGAGTGAAGACCAGTCCCTATTTGAGCCTCCGTACGCTGCTGCTGCCCCTCTCCCGAAGACAGACATGACTGCATCTGGCACACAGGACTACGGCCAGACCCACAAAATCAACCCCTTACCCCCACAGCAGGAGTGGATCAACCAGCCAGTGCGGGTCAACGTCAAGAGAGAATATGAGCACATGAATGGATCCAG cagGGAGTCTCCAGTGGACTGCAGTGTGGGTAAATGCAATAAGCTTGTGGGGGGTAACGATGCATCTCAGATGAACTATGGAAACTACATGGATGAGAAGAATGCCCCTCCCCCCAACATGACAACCAATGAGCGGAGAGTCATTGTACCTGCAG ACCCCTCATTGTGGTCTCAGGACCATGTGCGCCAGTGGCTGGAGTGGGCCATCAAGGAGTACGGCCTTTTAGAGATCGACACAGCCATGTTTCAGAACACAGACGGCAAAGACCTCTGTAAGATGGGCAAGGATGACTTTCTCCGGCTCACCACCATGTACAACGCCGAAGTGCTTCTCTCTCATCTCAATTACCTCAGGGAAA GTAGCTCATCATTATCCTACAATACACCATCTCACACAGACCCATCCCCACGTCTGGCTGCCAAAGAGG ACCCTTCATATGATGCTGTAAGGCGGACAGGATGGTCAAACAACATGCATAGTGGCAAAG gttCACCGGTGGTTACACAGAATGTAACCAAGTCCACTGAGCAGCCCAGACCTCAGCCAG ATCCTTACCAGATTCTGGGTCCCACCAGTAGTCGCCTAGCCAATCCAG GTTCAGGCCAGATCCAACTGTGGCAGTTCCTCCTGGAGCTCCTGTCTGACAGCGCCAACGCTGGCTGCATCACCTGGGAGGGCACCAACGGGGAGTTTAAGATGACGGACCCGGACGAGGTGGCACGGCGCTGGGGTGAGCGCAAGAGCAAGCCCAACATGAACTACGACAAGCTGAGCCGTGCACTGCGCTACTACTATGACAAAAATATCATGACCAAGGTGCACGGCAAGCGCTACGCCTACAAGTTCGACTTCCATGGCATCGCTCAGGCGCTGCAGCCGCACCCCACTGAGTCCTCCATGTATAAGTACCCCTCGGACCTAGCGTATGTGCCTTCCTACCATGCCCACCAGCAGAAGGTCAACTTTGTATCCCCACACCCTCCATCCATGCCCGTCACCTCCTCCAATTTCTTTGGACCCACCGCTCCGTACTGGAGCTCGCCCACCGGAGGCATCTACCCCAACCCAAATGTTCCCCGTCACCCTAACACCCATGTGCCATCCCACCTGGGTAGTTACTATTAA
- the fli1 gene encoding Friend leukemia integration 1 transcription factor isoform X4 — MFQTVPDTSSYVKEALSVVSEDQSLFEPPYAAAAPLPKTDMTASGTQDYGQTHKINPLPPQQEWINQPVRVNVKREYEHMNGSRESPVDCSVGKCNKLVGGNDASQMNYGNYMDEKNAPPPNMTTNERRVIVPADPSLWSQDHVRQWLEWAIKEYGLLEIDTAMFQNTDGKDLCKMGKDDFLRLTTMYNAEVLLSHLNYLRESSSSLSYNTPSHTDPSPRLAAKEDPSYDAVRRTGWSNNMHSGKGSPVVTQNVTKSTEQPRPQPDPYQILGPTSSRLANPGSGQIQLWQFLLELLSDSANAGCITWEGTNGEFKMTDPDEVARRWGERKSKPNMNYDKLSRALRYYYDKNIMTKVHGKRYAYKFDFHGIAQALQPHPTESSMYKYPSDLAYVPSYHAHQQKVNFVSPHPPSMPVTSSNFFGPTAPYWSSPTGGIYPNPNVPRHPNTHVPSHLGSYY, encoded by the exons GAGGCGCTATCAGTGGTGAGTGAAGACCAGTCCCTATTTGAGCCTCCGTACGCTGCTGCTGCCCCTCTCCCGAAGACAGACATGACTGCATCTGGCACACAGGACTACGGCCAGACCCACAAAATCAACCCCTTACCCCCACAGCAGGAGTGGATCAACCAGCCAGTGCGGGTCAACGTCAAGAGAGAATATGAGCACATGAATGGATCCAG GGAGTCTCCAGTGGACTGCAGTGTGGGTAAATGCAATAAGCTTGTGGGGGGTAACGATGCATCTCAGATGAACTATGGAAACTACATGGATGAGAAGAATGCCCCTCCCCCCAACATGACAACCAATGAGCGGAGAGTCATTGTACCTGCAG ACCCCTCATTGTGGTCTCAGGACCATGTGCGCCAGTGGCTGGAGTGGGCCATCAAGGAGTACGGCCTTTTAGAGATCGACACAGCCATGTTTCAGAACACAGACGGCAAAGACCTCTGTAAGATGGGCAAGGATGACTTTCTCCGGCTCACCACCATGTACAACGCCGAAGTGCTTCTCTCTCATCTCAATTACCTCAGGGAAA GTAGCTCATCATTATCCTACAATACACCATCTCACACAGACCCATCCCCACGTCTGGCTGCCAAAGAGG ACCCTTCATATGATGCTGTAAGGCGGACAGGATGGTCAAACAACATGCATAGTGGCAAAG gttCACCGGTGGTTACACAGAATGTAACCAAGTCCACTGAGCAGCCCAGACCTCAGCCAG ATCCTTACCAGATTCTGGGTCCCACCAGTAGTCGCCTAGCCAATCCAG GTTCAGGCCAGATCCAACTGTGGCAGTTCCTCCTGGAGCTCCTGTCTGACAGCGCCAACGCTGGCTGCATCACCTGGGAGGGCACCAACGGGGAGTTTAAGATGACGGACCCGGACGAGGTGGCACGGCGCTGGGGTGAGCGCAAGAGCAAGCCCAACATGAACTACGACAAGCTGAGCCGTGCACTGCGCTACTACTATGACAAAAATATCATGACCAAGGTGCACGGCAAGCGCTACGCCTACAAGTTCGACTTCCATGGCATCGCTCAGGCGCTGCAGCCGCACCCCACTGAGTCCTCCATGTATAAGTACCCCTCGGACCTAGCGTATGTGCCTTCCTACCATGCCCACCAGCAGAAGGTCAACTTTGTATCCCCACACCCTCCATCCATGCCCGTCACCTCCTCCAATTTCTTTGGACCCACCGCTCCGTACTGGAGCTCGCCCACCGGAGGCATCTACCCCAACCCAAATGTTCCCCGTCACCCTAACACCCATGTGCCATCCCACCTGGGTAGTTACTATTAA
- the fli1 gene encoding Friend leukemia integration 1 transcription factor isoform X2 produces the protein MFQTVPDTSSYVKVRHHRLFDQEALSVVSEDQSLFEPPYAAAAPLPKTDMTASGTQDYGQTHKINPLPPQQEWINQPVRVNVKREYEHMNGSRESPVDCSVGKCNKLVGGNDASQMNYGNYMDEKNAPPPNMTTNERRVIVPADPSLWSQDHVRQWLEWAIKEYGLLEIDTAMFQNTDGKDLCKMGKDDFLRLTTMYNAEVLLSHLNYLRESSSSLSYNTPSHTDPSPRLAAKEDPSYDAVRRTGWSNNMHSGKGSPVVTQNVTKSTEQPRPQPDPYQILGPTSSRLANPGSGQIQLWQFLLELLSDSANAGCITWEGTNGEFKMTDPDEVARRWGERKSKPNMNYDKLSRALRYYYDKNIMTKVHGKRYAYKFDFHGIAQALQPHPTESSMYKYPSDLAYVPSYHAHQQKVNFVSPHPPSMPVTSSNFFGPTAPYWSSPTGGIYPNPNVPRHPNTHVPSHLGSYY, from the exons GAGGCGCTATCAGTGGTGAGTGAAGACCAGTCCCTATTTGAGCCTCCGTACGCTGCTGCTGCCCCTCTCCCGAAGACAGACATGACTGCATCTGGCACACAGGACTACGGCCAGACCCACAAAATCAACCCCTTACCCCCACAGCAGGAGTGGATCAACCAGCCAGTGCGGGTCAACGTCAAGAGAGAATATGAGCACATGAATGGATCCAG GGAGTCTCCAGTGGACTGCAGTGTGGGTAAATGCAATAAGCTTGTGGGGGGTAACGATGCATCTCAGATGAACTATGGAAACTACATGGATGAGAAGAATGCCCCTCCCCCCAACATGACAACCAATGAGCGGAGAGTCATTGTACCTGCAG ACCCCTCATTGTGGTCTCAGGACCATGTGCGCCAGTGGCTGGAGTGGGCCATCAAGGAGTACGGCCTTTTAGAGATCGACACAGCCATGTTTCAGAACACAGACGGCAAAGACCTCTGTAAGATGGGCAAGGATGACTTTCTCCGGCTCACCACCATGTACAACGCCGAAGTGCTTCTCTCTCATCTCAATTACCTCAGGGAAA GTAGCTCATCATTATCCTACAATACACCATCTCACACAGACCCATCCCCACGTCTGGCTGCCAAAGAGG ACCCTTCATATGATGCTGTAAGGCGGACAGGATGGTCAAACAACATGCATAGTGGCAAAG gttCACCGGTGGTTACACAGAATGTAACCAAGTCCACTGAGCAGCCCAGACCTCAGCCAG ATCCTTACCAGATTCTGGGTCCCACCAGTAGTCGCCTAGCCAATCCAG GTTCAGGCCAGATCCAACTGTGGCAGTTCCTCCTGGAGCTCCTGTCTGACAGCGCCAACGCTGGCTGCATCACCTGGGAGGGCACCAACGGGGAGTTTAAGATGACGGACCCGGACGAGGTGGCACGGCGCTGGGGTGAGCGCAAGAGCAAGCCCAACATGAACTACGACAAGCTGAGCCGTGCACTGCGCTACTACTATGACAAAAATATCATGACCAAGGTGCACGGCAAGCGCTACGCCTACAAGTTCGACTTCCATGGCATCGCTCAGGCGCTGCAGCCGCACCCCACTGAGTCCTCCATGTATAAGTACCCCTCGGACCTAGCGTATGTGCCTTCCTACCATGCCCACCAGCAGAAGGTCAACTTTGTATCCCCACACCCTCCATCCATGCCCGTCACCTCCTCCAATTTCTTTGGACCCACCGCTCCGTACTGGAGCTCGCCCACCGGAGGCATCTACCCCAACCCAAATGTTCCCCGTCACCCTAACACCCATGTGCCATCCCACCTGGGTAGTTACTATTAA
- the fli1 gene encoding Friend leukemia integration 1 transcription factor isoform X1: protein MFQTVPDTSSYVKVRHHRLFDQEALSVVSEDQSLFEPPYAAAAPLPKTDMTASGTQDYGQTHKINPLPPQQEWINQPVRVNVKREYEHMNGSSRESPVDCSVGKCNKLVGGNDASQMNYGNYMDEKNAPPPNMTTNERRVIVPADPSLWSQDHVRQWLEWAIKEYGLLEIDTAMFQNTDGKDLCKMGKDDFLRLTTMYNAEVLLSHLNYLRESSSSLSYNTPSHTDPSPRLAAKEDPSYDAVRRTGWSNNMHSGKGSPVVTQNVTKSTEQPRPQPDPYQILGPTSSRLANPGSGQIQLWQFLLELLSDSANAGCITWEGTNGEFKMTDPDEVARRWGERKSKPNMNYDKLSRALRYYYDKNIMTKVHGKRYAYKFDFHGIAQALQPHPTESSMYKYPSDLAYVPSYHAHQQKVNFVSPHPPSMPVTSSNFFGPTAPYWSSPTGGIYPNPNVPRHPNTHVPSHLGSYY, encoded by the exons GAGGCGCTATCAGTGGTGAGTGAAGACCAGTCCCTATTTGAGCCTCCGTACGCTGCTGCTGCCCCTCTCCCGAAGACAGACATGACTGCATCTGGCACACAGGACTACGGCCAGACCCACAAAATCAACCCCTTACCCCCACAGCAGGAGTGGATCAACCAGCCAGTGCGGGTCAACGTCAAGAGAGAATATGAGCACATGAATGGATCCAG cagGGAGTCTCCAGTGGACTGCAGTGTGGGTAAATGCAATAAGCTTGTGGGGGGTAACGATGCATCTCAGATGAACTATGGAAACTACATGGATGAGAAGAATGCCCCTCCCCCCAACATGACAACCAATGAGCGGAGAGTCATTGTACCTGCAG ACCCCTCATTGTGGTCTCAGGACCATGTGCGCCAGTGGCTGGAGTGGGCCATCAAGGAGTACGGCCTTTTAGAGATCGACACAGCCATGTTTCAGAACACAGACGGCAAAGACCTCTGTAAGATGGGCAAGGATGACTTTCTCCGGCTCACCACCATGTACAACGCCGAAGTGCTTCTCTCTCATCTCAATTACCTCAGGGAAA GTAGCTCATCATTATCCTACAATACACCATCTCACACAGACCCATCCCCACGTCTGGCTGCCAAAGAGG ACCCTTCATATGATGCTGTAAGGCGGACAGGATGGTCAAACAACATGCATAGTGGCAAAG gttCACCGGTGGTTACACAGAATGTAACCAAGTCCACTGAGCAGCCCAGACCTCAGCCAG ATCCTTACCAGATTCTGGGTCCCACCAGTAGTCGCCTAGCCAATCCAG GTTCAGGCCAGATCCAACTGTGGCAGTTCCTCCTGGAGCTCCTGTCTGACAGCGCCAACGCTGGCTGCATCACCTGGGAGGGCACCAACGGGGAGTTTAAGATGACGGACCCGGACGAGGTGGCACGGCGCTGGGGTGAGCGCAAGAGCAAGCCCAACATGAACTACGACAAGCTGAGCCGTGCACTGCGCTACTACTATGACAAAAATATCATGACCAAGGTGCACGGCAAGCGCTACGCCTACAAGTTCGACTTCCATGGCATCGCTCAGGCGCTGCAGCCGCACCCCACTGAGTCCTCCATGTATAAGTACCCCTCGGACCTAGCGTATGTGCCTTCCTACCATGCCCACCAGCAGAAGGTCAACTTTGTATCCCCACACCCTCCATCCATGCCCGTCACCTCCTCCAATTTCTTTGGACCCACCGCTCCGTACTGGAGCTCGCCCACCGGAGGCATCTACCCCAACCCAAATGTTCCCCGTCACCCTAACACCCATGTGCCATCCCACCTGGGTAGTTACTATTAA
- the fli1 gene encoding Friend leukemia integration 1 transcription factor isoform X5, with the protein MDGTIKEALSVVSEDQSLFEPPYAAAAPLPKTDMTASGTQDYGQTHKINPLPPQQEWINQPVRVNVKREYEHMNGSSRESPVDCSVGKCNKLVGGNDASQMNYGNYMDEKNAPPPNMTTNERRVIVPADPSLWSQDHVRQWLEWAIKEYGLLEIDTAMFQNTDGKDLCKMGKDDFLRLTTMYNAEVLLSHLNYLRESSSSLSYNTPSHTDPSPRLAAKEDPSYDAVRRTGWSNNMHSGKGSPVVTQNVTKSTEQPRPQPDPYQILGPTSSRLANPGSGQIQLWQFLLELLSDSANAGCITWEGTNGEFKMTDPDEVARRWGERKSKPNMNYDKLSRALRYYYDKNIMTKVHGKRYAYKFDFHGIAQALQPHPTESSMYKYPSDLAYVPSYHAHQQKVNFVSPHPPSMPVTSSNFFGPTAPYWSSPTGGIYPNPNVPRHPNTHVPSHLGSYY; encoded by the exons GAGGCGCTATCAGTGGTGAGTGAAGACCAGTCCCTATTTGAGCCTCCGTACGCTGCTGCTGCCCCTCTCCCGAAGACAGACATGACTGCATCTGGCACACAGGACTACGGCCAGACCCACAAAATCAACCCCTTACCCCCACAGCAGGAGTGGATCAACCAGCCAGTGCGGGTCAACGTCAAGAGAGAATATGAGCACATGAATGGATCCAG cagGGAGTCTCCAGTGGACTGCAGTGTGGGTAAATGCAATAAGCTTGTGGGGGGTAACGATGCATCTCAGATGAACTATGGAAACTACATGGATGAGAAGAATGCCCCTCCCCCCAACATGACAACCAATGAGCGGAGAGTCATTGTACCTGCAG ACCCCTCATTGTGGTCTCAGGACCATGTGCGCCAGTGGCTGGAGTGGGCCATCAAGGAGTACGGCCTTTTAGAGATCGACACAGCCATGTTTCAGAACACAGACGGCAAAGACCTCTGTAAGATGGGCAAGGATGACTTTCTCCGGCTCACCACCATGTACAACGCCGAAGTGCTTCTCTCTCATCTCAATTACCTCAGGGAAA GTAGCTCATCATTATCCTACAATACACCATCTCACACAGACCCATCCCCACGTCTGGCTGCCAAAGAGG ACCCTTCATATGATGCTGTAAGGCGGACAGGATGGTCAAACAACATGCATAGTGGCAAAG gttCACCGGTGGTTACACAGAATGTAACCAAGTCCACTGAGCAGCCCAGACCTCAGCCAG ATCCTTACCAGATTCTGGGTCCCACCAGTAGTCGCCTAGCCAATCCAG GTTCAGGCCAGATCCAACTGTGGCAGTTCCTCCTGGAGCTCCTGTCTGACAGCGCCAACGCTGGCTGCATCACCTGGGAGGGCACCAACGGGGAGTTTAAGATGACGGACCCGGACGAGGTGGCACGGCGCTGGGGTGAGCGCAAGAGCAAGCCCAACATGAACTACGACAAGCTGAGCCGTGCACTGCGCTACTACTATGACAAAAATATCATGACCAAGGTGCACGGCAAGCGCTACGCCTACAAGTTCGACTTCCATGGCATCGCTCAGGCGCTGCAGCCGCACCCCACTGAGTCCTCCATGTATAAGTACCCCTCGGACCTAGCGTATGTGCCTTCCTACCATGCCCACCAGCAGAAGGTCAACTTTGTATCCCCACACCCTCCATCCATGCCCGTCACCTCCTCCAATTTCTTTGGACCCACCGCTCCGTACTGGAGCTCGCCCACCGGAGGCATCTACCCCAACCCAAATGTTCCCCGTCACCCTAACACCCATGTGCCATCCCACCTGGGTAGTTACTATTAA